The nucleotide sequence TGTGAGCCCGAGGCGTGCAGGGCGTCCTGCATCAGTCGCGCGCTGGCGAATTTTCCGGTCCCGGTTAATAACCGGGAGGTAAAAGTGGTATCTGCAATCTTCAGCATTTCAACCTCCTGCAATGGCTTGAAACAGCAAAATGTCATCACCGTCCCGCATGGCATGCTGCGCCCAGGCGTCGCGCGGGATGATGGTCTGATTGATGGCCA is from Dickeya dianthicola NCPPB 453 and encodes:
- the thiS gene encoding sulfur carrier protein ThiS encodes the protein MKVRLNDEVIELQDGLTVAQLLGQLERLQPGTALAINQTIIPRDAWAQHAMRDGDDILLFQAIAGG